One part of the Anaeromyxobacter sp. Fw109-5 genome encodes these proteins:
- a CDS encoding GNAT family N-acetyltransferase: protein MRYRTLDAARPDDLAAWLALWQRWPGREVQAHPEYARLFARTCDRVVCAVGEGPGGAVLFPLILRPIAAEPWARPGELRWDAVTPYGYGGPYTWGEEPRDHAAFWRAHEAWCADERLVSTFARLSLFPEQLAAMPGRVEPRAPNIAVPLDGGSEALWRGYDSRVRKWVRVAQAAGLHVELDRDAARLDAFIDVYRHTMERTGAEPWYFFPRSFFEALVARLRGYYAFFHTLREGEVVSSDLVLCSVENVYYFLGGTRAEAFPLGPNYLLKHHIACWASSEGMRRYVLGGGYVPGDGLFRYKRGFARAGEVPFRAACVTHDALAYADLVRRRAEFASLTGASWEPRPGFFPSYRATQAASVAPTEPASSPRASTPAPR from the coding sequence ATGCGGTATCGCACGCTCGACGCCGCGCGCCCCGACGATCTCGCCGCCTGGCTCGCGCTCTGGCAGCGCTGGCCGGGCCGCGAGGTCCAGGCCCACCCCGAGTACGCGCGGCTCTTCGCGCGGACCTGCGACCGGGTCGTGTGCGCCGTCGGCGAGGGCCCTGGAGGTGCGGTCCTCTTCCCGCTCATCCTGCGGCCCATCGCGGCGGAGCCGTGGGCCCGCCCCGGCGAGCTCCGCTGGGACGCCGTCACCCCGTACGGCTACGGCGGACCCTACACCTGGGGTGAGGAGCCTCGCGATCACGCCGCGTTCTGGCGCGCGCACGAGGCGTGGTGCGCCGACGAGCGCCTCGTCTCCACGTTCGCGCGGCTGTCGCTCTTCCCGGAGCAGCTCGCGGCGATGCCAGGGAGGGTCGAGCCGCGCGCGCCCAACATCGCCGTACCGCTCGACGGAGGCTCCGAGGCGCTCTGGCGGGGCTACGACTCGCGCGTCCGCAAGTGGGTGCGCGTCGCGCAGGCGGCCGGGCTCCACGTGGAGCTGGACCGCGACGCGGCGCGGCTCGACGCCTTCATCGACGTCTACAGGCACACGATGGAACGAACCGGCGCCGAGCCCTGGTACTTCTTCCCGCGCTCGTTCTTCGAGGCCCTCGTCGCGCGCCTCCGCGGATACTACGCGTTCTTCCACACGCTCCGCGAAGGCGAGGTCGTCTCCTCCGACCTCGTCCTGTGCTCCGTCGAGAACGTCTACTACTTCCTCGGCGGCACACGCGCGGAGGCGTTCCCGCTCGGGCCGAACTACCTGCTGAAGCACCACATCGCGTGCTGGGCATCGTCCGAGGGGATGCGCCGGTACGTGCTCGGCGGCGGGTACGTTCCCGGGGACGGTCTCTTCCGGTACAAGCGGGGCTTCGCGCGCGCGGGCGAGGTCCCCTTCCGCGCCGCGTGCGTGACGCACGACGCGCTCGCGTACGCGGACCTGGTCCGCAGGCGCGCCGAGTTCGCGTCGCTGACGGGCGCGAGCTGGGAGCCGCGCCCGGGGTTCTTCCCGTCCTATCGCGCGACCCAGGCCGCGAGCGTCGCGCCGACGGAGCCCGCGTCCTCGCCGCGCGCATCCACGCCGGCGCCGCGATGA
- a CDS encoding nucleoside-diphosphate sugar epimerase/dehydratase has product MGEHAALRRARRTLALIALDGVAAVLALGAALWLRFDGGIPAVYLRALPRAMTILVAARLVCNAAAALHRWSFRLAGLSDALRVVVASLGGSVCFTSLSGWLLPAGLPRTVYVLEFFVTTALSGGVRFGPRALLRWNGRLFGDRGGARTIIIGDGAAAELLGRDLERRRDGRYRLVGFVTADASAIGWRIGGKRVLGDVSELPRIIRRHGIATVLLAERCNDPARVRRIIDTCADCAVRFKIVPAVLELSDRLSVSMLDDVSPADLLARPSVAFDEAAMRSLAHGRSALVTGAAGSIGSELCRQLARFGVQQLVMVDMNENELYFGARRLTERHPKLEVRTEIADVRDAERIRQLGDLYHPQDVFHAAAHKHVPLMESSPEEAVKNNVFGTLHVARMAHECGAERFVLISTDKAVKPTSVMGATKRVAELVARELGRSSRTQMTAVRFGNVFGSAGSVVPLFKEQISRGGPVTITHPDCTRYFMTIPEAVGLTLLAGLGGYGDLCVLDMGAPVRIADLAAYMIMLSGRSGEVPIVYTGLRPGEKLFEELLTEEEERSEVVRDRIRVTRSPPPPPDLVQHLDRLRACAEAGDRAAVLATLRELVPSYRPARDGTGPRGAVAAAQRAEEMARVGVALPPTERGRGIARGRRTGSMEPVAAGPQ; this is encoded by the coding sequence ATGGGGGAGCACGCAGCGCTCCGTCGGGCACGGCGCACCCTCGCGCTGATCGCGCTCGACGGCGTCGCCGCCGTCCTCGCGCTCGGGGCCGCGCTGTGGCTGCGCTTCGACGGGGGCATCCCGGCGGTGTACCTCCGCGCGTTGCCTCGCGCGATGACGATCCTCGTGGCCGCTCGCCTCGTGTGCAACGCCGCCGCGGCGCTCCATCGCTGGTCGTTCCGCCTCGCGGGCCTGTCCGACGCCCTCCGCGTCGTCGTCGCCTCGCTCGGGGGCTCGGTGTGCTTCACCTCGCTCTCGGGCTGGCTGCTCCCGGCCGGGCTCCCGCGCACGGTCTACGTGCTCGAGTTCTTCGTCACGACGGCCCTGTCGGGCGGCGTGCGGTTCGGCCCTCGCGCGCTGCTGCGCTGGAACGGTCGGCTCTTCGGGGACCGGGGCGGCGCCCGGACGATCATCATCGGCGACGGCGCCGCCGCCGAGCTCCTCGGTCGCGATCTCGAGCGGCGCCGTGATGGGCGCTACCGGCTCGTCGGCTTCGTCACGGCCGACGCGAGCGCCATCGGGTGGCGGATCGGCGGCAAGCGGGTCCTGGGCGACGTGTCGGAGCTGCCGCGGATCATCCGACGCCACGGGATCGCGACGGTCCTCCTCGCGGAGCGCTGCAACGATCCGGCGCGGGTGCGCCGCATCATCGACACCTGCGCCGACTGTGCGGTGCGCTTCAAGATCGTGCCCGCCGTCCTGGAGCTGTCGGATCGCCTCTCCGTCTCGATGCTCGACGACGTGTCACCCGCGGATCTGCTCGCGCGCCCGAGCGTCGCGTTCGACGAGGCCGCGATGCGATCGCTCGCGCACGGGCGCTCCGCGCTCGTCACCGGCGCGGCGGGATCGATAGGGTCCGAGCTGTGCCGGCAGCTGGCCCGCTTCGGCGTCCAGCAGCTCGTGATGGTCGACATGAACGAGAACGAGCTCTACTTCGGCGCGCGCCGCCTGACCGAGCGCCACCCGAAGCTCGAGGTCCGGACGGAGATCGCGGACGTCCGCGATGCGGAGCGGATCCGCCAGCTCGGCGACCTGTACCACCCGCAGGACGTCTTCCACGCCGCCGCGCACAAGCACGTCCCGCTCATGGAGAGCTCCCCCGAGGAGGCGGTCAAGAACAACGTCTTCGGGACGTTGCACGTCGCGCGCATGGCCCACGAGTGCGGCGCCGAGCGCTTCGTCCTCATCTCGACGGACAAGGCGGTGAAGCCGACCTCGGTGATGGGCGCGACCAAGCGCGTCGCGGAGCTCGTCGCCCGGGAGCTCGGGCGCTCCTCGCGCACCCAGATGACGGCCGTGCGGTTCGGGAACGTCTTCGGCTCGGCCGGCAGCGTCGTCCCGCTCTTCAAGGAGCAGATCTCGCGCGGCGGGCCCGTGACGATCACGCATCCCGACTGCACTCGCTACTTCATGACCATCCCCGAGGCGGTCGGGCTGACGCTGCTCGCCGGGCTCGGCGGGTACGGAGATCTGTGCGTGCTCGACATGGGGGCACCGGTCCGGATCGCCGATCTCGCCGCGTACATGATCATGCTGTCCGGTCGGAGCGGGGAGGTCCCGATCGTCTACACGGGCCTCCGCCCCGGCGAGAAGCTGTTCGAGGAGCTCCTGACCGAGGAGGAGGAGCGGAGCGAGGTCGTACGCGATCGTATCCGCGTCACCCGCAGCCCGCCTCCTCCTCCCGACCTCGTGCAGCATCTCGATCGGCTCCGCGCGTGCGCCGAGGCAGGCGACCGCGCGGCCGTCCTCGCGACCCTTCGCGAGCTCGTCCCGTCGTACCGGCCTGCTCGAGACGGAACCGGACCGCGGGGCGCGGTCGCCGCAGCGCAGCGCGCCGAGGAGATGGCGAGGGTCGGCGTGGCGCTTCCGCCCACCGAGCGGGGCCGCGGCATCGCCAGGGGTCGTCGCACCGGCTCGATGGAGCCGGTGGCCGCGGGGCCTCAGTAG
- a CDS encoding aminotransferase class IV: MRTLVNLDGSLVAPSEAKVSVFDRGFLYGDSVYEVIRTYGGRPFELRAHLDRLAHSAGRIALTPRWDADRARAEIDRTLAAARGAEAPDPEAAPWNRGERYIRVVMTRGAGEIGLDPALAVDPLAIVIVQPLSGPPARAYAEGVPAAIVGVRRASTKAVDPSAKTGAHLTHVLAVREARAAGAYEALLLDDAGFVTEGSSSNVFAVSAGRVLTPPLAAGILEGVTRAVVLRLARAAGLPVEEVALRPLDLETADELFITSTVREILPVTRLGDSRVGSGRPGPVTLRLHAAFREAATV, encoded by the coding sequence ATGCGCACGCTCGTGAACCTCGACGGCTCCCTCGTCGCGCCTTCGGAGGCCAAGGTCTCGGTGTTCGACCGTGGGTTCCTGTACGGCGACAGCGTGTACGAGGTGATCCGGACGTACGGCGGTCGTCCCTTCGAGCTCCGCGCGCACCTCGATCGACTCGCCCACTCCGCCGGGCGCATCGCGCTCACGCCGCGCTGGGACGCCGATCGCGCCCGCGCCGAGATCGATCGCACGCTCGCCGCGGCGCGCGGCGCCGAGGCGCCGGATCCGGAGGCGGCGCCCTGGAACCGAGGCGAGCGGTACATCCGCGTGGTCATGACGCGCGGGGCGGGGGAGATCGGCCTCGATCCCGCGCTCGCGGTGGACCCGCTCGCGATCGTCATCGTGCAGCCGCTGTCGGGCCCGCCCGCGCGCGCCTACGCCGAGGGCGTGCCCGCCGCGATCGTGGGCGTACGGCGGGCCTCGACGAAGGCCGTCGACCCCTCGGCCAAGACGGGCGCCCACCTCACGCACGTGCTCGCGGTCCGCGAGGCGCGCGCGGCGGGTGCCTACGAGGCGCTGCTGCTCGACGACGCCGGGTTCGTGACGGAGGGGTCCTCGTCGAACGTGTTCGCGGTCTCCGCCGGACGCGTGCTGACGCCGCCGCTCGCGGCCGGGATCCTGGAGGGGGTGACGCGCGCGGTCGTGCTCCGGCTGGCCCGGGCGGCGGGCCTGCCGGTGGAGGAGGTGGCGCTGCGGCCCCTGGATCTCGAGACCGCCGACGAGCTCTTCATCACCTCCACCGTGCGTGAGATCCTCCCTGTCACTCGACTGGGGGACAGCCGCGTCGGCAGCGGCCGCCCCGGGCCGGTCACGCTGCGGCTGCACGCGGCGTTCCGCGAGGCCGCGACGGTGTAG
- a CDS encoding DegT/DnrJ/EryC1/StrS aminotransferase family protein, translated as MGRIYLSVPHMGASEERYVRDAFASNWLSSVGPHLDAFEQAFAKRVGRPAVALASGTAAIHLGLRLLGVGPGDEVLVSDLTFVASVNPIRYLGATPVFVDSDPGTWMMSPELLAEALEDRAARGRLVRAVVVVHLYGQCADLEPILQTCRRHGVPVLEDAAEALGATYRGRPAGSFGDVAAFSFNGNKIVTTTGGGMLVASRPGWVEKARYWATQAREPGAAYQHVEMGHNYRLSNVLAAIGRGQLEVLDERVQQRRAVAARYREAFEELSGLTPMPEAAYGLHTHWLSCFLVDEDELGASRDDVLAALAADDIEARPLWKPMHLQPLYASCERYGGEVAADLFERGLCLPSSSSLPIADQRRIVEIVRRVGRRRAVAARGDAMPAAVVA; from the coding sequence ATGGGACGCATCTACCTGTCCGTGCCGCACATGGGAGCGAGCGAGGAGCGATACGTGCGGGACGCGTTCGCCTCGAACTGGCTCTCGTCCGTCGGTCCGCACCTGGACGCGTTCGAGCAGGCGTTCGCGAAGCGCGTCGGGCGCCCCGCCGTGGCGCTCGCGAGCGGCACCGCGGCGATCCACCTGGGACTCCGCCTCCTCGGCGTGGGCCCGGGCGACGAGGTGCTGGTCTCCGACCTGACGTTCGTGGCCAGCGTGAACCCCATCCGCTACCTGGGCGCGACCCCCGTCTTCGTGGACAGCGATCCCGGGACGTGGATGATGAGCCCCGAGCTCCTCGCCGAGGCGCTCGAGGATCGCGCCGCGCGGGGCCGGCTGGTCCGCGCCGTCGTCGTCGTCCATCTGTATGGACAGTGCGCGGACCTGGAGCCGATCCTCCAGACCTGCCGGCGACACGGGGTCCCGGTGCTCGAGGACGCCGCGGAGGCCCTCGGCGCGACGTACCGCGGCCGGCCGGCCGGATCGTTCGGCGACGTCGCCGCGTTCTCCTTCAACGGCAACAAGATCGTGACGACGACGGGCGGCGGGATGCTCGTCGCCTCACGGCCGGGATGGGTGGAGAAGGCGCGCTACTGGGCCACGCAGGCGCGCGAGCCCGGCGCCGCGTACCAGCACGTCGAGATGGGTCACAACTACCGGCTCTCGAACGTGCTCGCCGCCATCGGCCGCGGGCAGCTCGAGGTGCTCGACGAGCGCGTACAGCAGCGGCGGGCCGTCGCGGCGCGGTACCGGGAGGCCTTCGAGGAGCTCTCCGGGCTCACGCCCATGCCAGAGGCGGCGTACGGGCTTCACACCCACTGGCTCTCCTGCTTCCTCGTCGACGAGGACGAGCTCGGGGCCTCTCGCGACGACGTCCTCGCCGCGCTCGCCGCCGACGACATCGAGGCGCGGCCGCTCTGGAAGCCGATGCACCTCCAGCCGCTCTACGCGTCGTGCGAGCGCTACGGCGGCGAGGTCGCCGCAGACCTGTTCGAGCGCGGCCTCTGCCTGCCGAGCTCGAGCAGCCTGCCGATCGCCGACCAGCGGCGCATCGTCGAGATCGTCCGGCGCGTCGGGCGGCGCCGCGCCGTCGCCGCGCGCGGCGACGCCATGCCTGCCGCGGTCGTGGCCTGA
- a CDS encoding cytochrome c3 family protein — protein sequence MTTSRATSALVLSALAMLASVARAQSVFSPGELSRPHRALEGLASCTRCHVAGEQLSPDRCLSCHTELRARVLEGRGFHGRLPPRERACETCHHEHQGRDFPLVDWGRAGRKGFDHARAGFELRGKHRRVDCARCHDRRLVRDPAVLEVLGKQPGRETLLGAPTACAACHFDEHRGQLGAECQRCHVEDAWKPAPRFAHARAAYPLEGKHATIPCAKCHRSEPEPAPPSGAPGQTPPVSRSGFVRYKGLAFQACTDCHKDPHQGRLGSACAGCHAPADWRKVSGAVRERAFHDRTRYPLRGAHAAVRCEACHGSTAGAKARFRGLPFGRCTDCHADAHAGQLETLATALKAPAGTPQRTCDACHGLEGWLPARFEAADHDRLAYRLEGAHRAVACALCHPKDEQRTIPTGTRAELRRAGRPVKASLARFDVPRARDCRTCHRDPHAGQFGKRLEEGGCASCHLVESFRRARFDHAKDSRFPLAGKHEKAACGACHRRDAAGTVRYRPLDTSCAACHADAHAGQLAAEGKGTDCGRCHGTEGWKAPAPLRFEHRKPFTAFALEGKHRGVACERCHPAARVGTVEVRRYRPLPGECQACHVDFHRGAFRQDGETRCARCHTAESWQKVAFSHDATGFPLEGRHREASCRGCHPDASFATPLPRACGACHADVHQGRLGRRCERCHEATGWETTTFDADAHRRSAFPLTGRHAVTPCESCHGDRRDRGFTRPTRECVACHEPDWQRAASGASPVNHDLAGFPRDCRGCHGTWRFAPAGLPAHEECFSITRGHHAGIRCRDCHTSIPPVDYGQPFACQSGTAACTRCHSCAEHEPVGGFACADRRCYECHRFSTDDGGGENLGRARPGGLP from the coding sequence ATGACGACCTCGCGCGCGACCTCCGCCCTCGTCCTCTCCGCCCTGGCCATGCTCGCGAGCGTGGCCAGGGCGCAGAGCGTCTTCTCGCCCGGGGAGCTCTCCCGCCCCCACCGCGCGCTCGAGGGGCTCGCGAGCTGCACGAGGTGCCACGTCGCGGGCGAGCAGCTCTCGCCGGACCGCTGCCTCTCGTGCCACACCGAGCTCCGGGCGCGCGTCCTGGAGGGGCGCGGGTTCCATGGCCGGCTCCCGCCGAGGGAGCGCGCCTGCGAGACGTGCCACCACGAGCACCAGGGCCGCGACTTCCCCCTCGTCGACTGGGGCAGGGCGGGCAGGAAGGGGTTCGATCACGCCCGGGCAGGGTTCGAGCTGCGGGGGAAGCACCGGCGCGTGGACTGCGCGCGCTGCCACGATCGCCGCCTGGTCCGCGATCCGGCGGTCCTCGAGGTGCTCGGCAAGCAGCCGGGGCGGGAGACCTTGCTCGGGGCGCCCACCGCCTGCGCCGCGTGTCACTTCGACGAGCACCGCGGGCAGCTCGGCGCCGAGTGCCAGCGCTGCCACGTCGAGGACGCCTGGAAGCCCGCTCCGCGCTTCGCCCACGCGCGGGCGGCCTATCCGCTCGAGGGGAAGCACGCGACGATCCCGTGCGCGAAGTGTCACCGCAGCGAGCCGGAGCCGGCCCCGCCGTCGGGCGCGCCCGGGCAGACCCCGCCCGTCTCGCGGTCGGGGTTCGTGCGCTACAAGGGGCTCGCGTTCCAGGCCTGCACGGACTGCCACAAGGATCCGCACCAGGGTCGGCTCGGGTCGGCCTGCGCGGGCTGTCACGCCCCCGCGGACTGGAGGAAGGTGAGCGGCGCCGTGCGCGAGCGCGCCTTCCACGACCGCACGCGCTACCCGCTCCGCGGGGCCCACGCGGCGGTGCGCTGCGAGGCCTGTCACGGCTCCACCGCAGGCGCGAAGGCCCGCTTCCGCGGGCTGCCCTTCGGCCGCTGCACCGACTGCCACGCCGACGCGCACGCGGGGCAGCTCGAGACGCTGGCGACGGCGCTGAAGGCGCCGGCAGGCACCCCGCAGCGGACCTGCGACGCCTGCCACGGCCTGGAAGGTTGGCTCCCGGCGCGCTTCGAGGCCGCGGATCACGACCGGCTCGCCTACCGCCTCGAGGGCGCTCACCGCGCGGTGGCCTGCGCCCTGTGCCACCCGAAGGACGAGCAGCGCACGATCCCGACCGGAACCCGGGCCGAGCTCCGCCGCGCGGGGCGGCCGGTGAAGGCGAGCCTCGCGCGCTTCGACGTGCCCAGGGCGCGCGATTGCCGCACCTGTCACCGCGATCCGCACGCCGGTCAGTTCGGCAAACGCCTCGAGGAGGGGGGCTGCGCGAGCTGCCACCTGGTGGAGTCGTTCCGCCGTGCGCGGTTCGATCACGCGAAGGACAGCCGGTTCCCCCTCGCCGGCAAGCACGAGAAGGCCGCGTGCGGCGCGTGCCACCGGCGCGACGCGGCCGGGACGGTGCGCTACCGCCCGCTCGACACCTCGTGCGCCGCGTGCCACGCCGACGCGCACGCGGGACAGCTCGCCGCGGAGGGGAAGGGGACCGACTGCGGCCGCTGCCACGGGACGGAGGGCTGGAAGGCGCCGGCGCCGCTCCGCTTCGAGCACCGGAAGCCGTTCACCGCCTTCGCGCTCGAGGGGAAGCACCGGGGGGTCGCATGCGAGAGGTGCCACCCCGCCGCGCGCGTGGGAACGGTCGAGGTGCGCCGGTACCGGCCCCTCCCGGGCGAGTGCCAGGCCTGCCACGTGGACTTCCACCGGGGGGCGTTCCGGCAGGACGGCGAGACCCGCTGCGCTCGCTGCCACACGGCGGAGAGCTGGCAGAAGGTCGCGTTCTCGCACGACGCCACGGGCTTCCCGCTCGAGGGACGGCACCGCGAGGCGTCGTGCCGGGGCTGCCACCCCGACGCGTCGTTCGCCACGCCGCTGCCGCGCGCCTGCGGTGCGTGCCACGCGGACGTGCACCAGGGGCGGCTCGGCCGGCGCTGCGAGAGGTGCCACGAGGCGACCGGCTGGGAGACGACGACCTTCGACGCCGACGCGCACCGGCGGAGCGCGTTCCCCCTCACGGGCCGGCACGCGGTCACCCCGTGCGAGTCCTGCCACGGCGACCGCCGCGATCGCGGGTTCACCCGCCCCACGCGCGAGTGCGTCGCGTGCCACGAGCCGGACTGGCAGCGGGCGGCCTCTGGCGCCTCCCCGGTGAATCACGACCTCGCCGGCTTCCCGCGGGACTGCCGCGGCTGCCACGGCACCTGGCGGTTCGCCCCGGCGGGTCTGCCCGCGCACGAGGAGTGCTTCTCGATCACGCGCGGCCACCACGCGGGGATCCGCTGCCGCGACTGCCACACGTCGATCCCTCCCGTGGACTACGGTCAGCCCTTCGCGTGCCAGTCGGGCACCGCCGCCTGCACCCGCTGCCACTCCTGCGCCGAGCACGAGCCGGTGGGCGGCTTCGCCTGCGCCGACCGGCGCTGCTACGAGTGCCACCGCTTCTCGACGGACGACGGGGGCGGAGAGAACCTCGGCCGCGCCCGCCCCGGAGGGCTCCCATGA
- a CDS encoding endonuclease/exonuclease/phosphatase family protein, which translates to MRSRALTFVAAVVAGCGPLLDAPADRRPGLEGTVLRVATWNVHDLFDAEDRLLPPGAEDALPSPEAVKAKLDAVAEVLLRVDADVVLLQEVETLALASALAARAGYGEARLVEGNDPRGIDVAVLSRPSIHRYVSHAAELDGDGRTLWPRDCVEVHLGVGGRRIAIVASHLSSRLSDDGTRRAAQAARMRAIADAISEADPEALVLVGGDLNDPPTAPALAPLAGDGAHVDPLPSWETTWSSGSPAERLDALLVGRASAAAIVRAVVERGTDVARASDHQPVVLDLRLP; encoded by the coding sequence ATGAGGTCACGAGCGCTCACGTTCGTCGCGGCCGTCGTCGCCGGGTGCGGTCCGCTCCTGGACGCTCCCGCGGACCGGCGCCCTGGGCTCGAGGGAACTGTGCTGCGCGTCGCGACCTGGAACGTCCACGATCTGTTCGACGCGGAGGATCGCCTGCTGCCGCCTGGGGCCGAGGACGCGCTCCCGTCCCCCGAGGCGGTGAAGGCGAAGCTCGACGCCGTCGCGGAGGTCCTGCTCCGGGTCGACGCCGACGTGGTCCTGCTCCAGGAGGTCGAGACCCTCGCGCTCGCGTCCGCCCTGGCGGCGCGCGCCGGCTACGGCGAGGCGCGGCTGGTCGAGGGGAACGATCCGCGCGGCATCGACGTGGCGGTGCTGTCGCGGCCCTCCATCCATCGGTACGTGAGCCACGCCGCCGAGCTCGACGGGGACGGGCGCACGCTGTGGCCGCGCGACTGCGTGGAGGTCCACCTCGGCGTGGGCGGCCGGCGGATCGCCATCGTCGCGAGCCACCTCAGCTCGCGCCTCTCCGATGACGGCACGCGCCGCGCGGCGCAGGCGGCCCGCATGCGGGCCATCGCCGACGCGATCTCCGAGGCGGACCCCGAGGCGCTCGTGCTGGTGGGCGGCGACCTCAACGATCCGCCCACGGCACCGGCGCTGGCGCCGCTCGCCGGGGACGGCGCCCACGTCGATCCGCTGCCGAGCTGGGAGACGACGTGGTCCTCGGGCTCACCCGCCGAGCGGCTCGACGCGCTGCTCGTCGGTCGGGCGAGCGCGGCGGCGATCGTCCGCGCCGTCGTCGAGCGCGGGACCGACGTGGCGCGCGCCTCCGATCATCAGCCCGTCGTGCTCGATCTCCGCCTGCCGTGA
- a CDS encoding HEAT repeat domain-containing protein, producing MLRIVACALALTLVAPARADTGDDAAGALREDGSVKVRAQAAIVLGQRGEPAAVAVLAEALASDEAPAVRIAAAGALGRLRGDDARTALELARRSDADRGVREAASLALEALGLAFSIEEPAGNAGGAAARSALRQALARHLSARGWAVVERGGMVLKPTVLRVDVKEGTGRTEVAVKAALVAVDFDGRMAAMLESGARLSAAGAVPEARLASYASRALDAAARALCEDLAARLAER from the coding sequence ATGCTCCGCATCGTGGCTTGCGCGCTCGCCCTCACCCTCGTCGCTCCCGCACGTGCAGACACCGGCGACGATGCCGCGGGCGCGCTGCGTGAGGACGGCTCCGTCAAGGTCCGGGCGCAAGCGGCCATCGTGCTCGGGCAGCGGGGCGAGCCGGCCGCGGTCGCCGTGCTCGCGGAGGCGCTCGCGTCCGACGAGGCGCCGGCCGTCCGCATCGCCGCGGCGGGGGCGCTGGGCCGGCTGCGGGGCGACGACGCCCGGACCGCCCTCGAGCTCGCGCGACGCTCGGACGCGGATCGCGGCGTGCGCGAGGCCGCGTCGCTGGCGCTGGAGGCCCTGGGCCTCGCCTTCTCCATCGAGGAGCCCGCGGGGAACGCGGGCGGCGCCGCGGCACGCAGCGCGCTCCGCCAGGCGCTGGCGCGTCACCTGTCCGCGCGCGGGTGGGCCGTCGTCGAGCGCGGCGGAATGGTCCTGAAGCCGACGGTGCTCCGCGTGGACGTGAAGGAGGGCACGGGCCGGACGGAGGTGGCGGTGAAGGCGGCGCTCGTGGCGGTCGACTTCGACGGCCGCATGGCGGCCATGCTCGAGAGCGGCGCGCGGCTCTCGGCGGCCGGCGCGGTCCCGGAGGCGCGGCTCGCCTCGTACGCCTCCCGGGCCCTCGACGCGGCCGCGCGGGCGCTGTGCGAGGATCTCGCGGCGCGGCTCGCGGAGAGGTAA
- a CDS encoding SpoIID/LytB domain-containing protein, with protein sequence MEGQREIAFRARAPGRVTLRGGKVVEVPAGARLSVRSSGAAPAVVVHHALLAEAPLAARASLDAVRRTWAARGVNVRSRLVGAVYGVAGRVVDTRRELLLAEGDGALDSARALIASLDARFGAKAVVHAEVVSRPRGTLVLRADGGAPLGEADGALWLDVAADGGVLVEDVEHDRGPRARAREDRAYRGRLYVALDARGALAAVHAVPVEELLRGLVPSEMPASSPLEALKAQAVTARSNVLAQIGARHATDPFMLCAEVHCQAYRGDAARTARTDEAVRATRGEVLFGAGEGALVDAVYSATCGGHGEDNDAVWGAAPNASLRGRPDAAPPHAERWAGGLAEEPRLRAFLADPGHAWCRGSAAPGVTRFRWERRLTGPALDAAAAPLGVGRVRAISVGARGVSGRARLLAIEGDRGRAEIAGELRIRRLLGDLPSAMFVIDRSGDGVLLRGGGWGHGAGMCQWGAVGRAQSGRGYREILAAYYSGAEIARIY encoded by the coding sequence ATGGAAGGCCAGCGCGAGATCGCCTTTCGCGCGCGGGCGCCGGGCCGAGTGACCCTGCGCGGGGGGAAGGTCGTCGAGGTCCCGGCCGGCGCACGGCTCTCGGTGCGGTCCTCGGGGGCGGCGCCCGCGGTGGTGGTCCATCACGCGCTGCTGGCGGAGGCGCCGCTCGCCGCTCGCGCGTCGCTCGACGCGGTCCGGCGCACGTGGGCGGCGCGCGGCGTGAACGTGCGCTCCCGGCTCGTCGGCGCGGTGTACGGCGTCGCCGGGCGGGTGGTGGACACCCGTCGTGAGCTCCTGCTCGCCGAAGGGGACGGCGCGCTCGACTCGGCTCGTGCGCTGATCGCCTCCCTGGACGCGCGCTTCGGCGCGAAGGCGGTCGTCCACGCCGAGGTGGTATCCCGGCCGCGCGGGACGCTCGTGCTCCGCGCCGACGGCGGCGCCCCGCTCGGAGAGGCGGACGGGGCGCTCTGGCTGGACGTCGCGGCGGACGGCGGCGTCCTCGTCGAGGACGTCGAGCACGATCGCGGTCCGCGCGCGCGCGCGAGGGAGGACCGCGCCTACCGTGGCCGGCTGTACGTCGCCCTCGACGCGCGCGGCGCGCTGGCGGCGGTCCACGCGGTACCGGTCGAGGAGCTGCTCCGCGGGCTCGTGCCGAGCGAGATGCCGGCCTCGTCGCCGCTCGAGGCGCTCAAGGCGCAGGCGGTCACCGCCCGCTCGAACGTGCTCGCCCAGATCGGCGCGCGCCACGCCACGGACCCCTTCATGCTGTGCGCCGAGGTCCACTGCCAGGCGTACCGCGGCGACGCGGCCCGCACCGCGCGCACGGACGAGGCCGTGCGGGCGACGCGGGGAGAGGTGCTGTTCGGCGCCGGGGAGGGAGCGCTCGTGGACGCGGTGTACTCGGCGACCTGCGGCGGGCACGGCGAGGACAACGACGCGGTGTGGGGCGCCGCGCCGAACGCGAGCCTGCGCGGCAGGCCCGACGCGGCGCCGCCGCACGCGGAGCGATGGGCGGGCGGGCTCGCCGAGGAGCCGCGCCTGCGGGCGTTCCTCGCCGACCCGGGCCACGCCTGGTGTCGCGGATCGGCCGCGCCGGGCGTCACGCGCTTCCGCTGGGAGCGGCGCCTCACCGGCCCCGCGCTCGACGCGGCGGCCGCCCCGCTCGGCGTGGGCCGCGTCCGCGCGATCTCCGTCGGCGCCCGCGGGGTGTCCGGCCGCGCCCGGCTGCTCGCGATCGAGGGAGACCGCGGGCGCGCCGAGATCGCGGGCGAGCTCCGCATCCGGCGGCTGCTCGGCGACCTCCCTTCGGCCATGTTCGTGATCGACCGCAGCGGCGACGGCGTCCTCCTCCGCGGCGGAGGCTGGGGGCACGGCGCGGGGATGTGCCAGTGGGGCGCGGTGGGTCGCGCGCAGTCGGGTCGCGGCTACCGGGAGATCCTGGCCGCCTACTACTCGGGCGCGGAGATCGCGCGGATCTACTGA